From Bos mutus isolate GX-2022 chromosome 5, NWIPB_WYAK_1.1, whole genome shotgun sequence, one genomic window encodes:
- the AVPR1A gene encoding vasopressin V1a receptor → MDSMRFSGSPSAEPASNSSRWWPLTAGGANTSGDSEALGEDGGPQADTRNEELAKLEIAVLAVIFVVAVLGNSSVLLALHRTPRKTSRMHLFIRHLSLADLAVAFFQVLPQLGWDITYRFRGPDGLCRVVKHMQVFAMFASAYMLVVMTADRYIAVCHPLKTLQQPARRSRLMIAAAWVLSFVLSTPQYFVFSVVEVSNVTKTYDCWANFIQPWGLPAYVTWMTGSVFVAPVVILGTCYGFICHHIWGNVRGKTAGRQGTGAPAEGAGEGALHRGVLHARCVSSVKTISRAKIRTVKMTFVIVTAYIVCWAPFFIIQMWSAWDKNFSWVESENPATAIPALLASLNSCCNPWIYMFFSGHLLQDCAQSFPCCQNVKRTFTREDSDSMNRRPTSFTNTRSPTNSMGTWKGSPKSSKFIKFIPVST, encoded by the exons ATGGACAGCATGCGATTCTCCGGGAGCCCCAGCGCGGAGCCCGCGAGCAACTCCAGCCGGTGGTGGCCTCTGACTGCCGGAGGTGCCAACACCAGCGGGGACTCGGAGGCGCTCGGGGAAGACGGCGGCCCACAGGCGGACACGCGCAACGAGGAGCTGGCCAAGCTAGAGATTGCCGTGCTGGCCGTGATTTTCGTGGTGGCCGTGCTGGGTAACAGCAGTGTGCTGCTGGCGCTGCACCGCACGCCTCGCAAGACGTCCCGCATGCACCTCTTCATCCGCCACCTCAGCCTGGCCGACCTGGCCGTCGCCTTCTTCCAGGTGCTGCCCCAGCTGGGCTGGGACATCACCTACCGTTTCCGCGGACCCGACGGGCTGTGCCGCGTGGTGAAGCACATGCAGGTGTTCGCCATGTTCGCCTCGGCCTACATGCTGGTGGTCATGACCGCCGATCGCTACATCGCCGTGTGCCACCCGCTGAAGACGCTGCAGCAGCCCGCGCGCCGCTCGCGCCTCATGATCGCCGCCGCCTGGGTGCTGAGTTTCGTGCTGAGCACCCCGCAGTACTTCGTCTTCTCCGTGGTCGAGGTGAGCAACGTCACCAAGACCTACGACTGCTGGGCCAACTTCATCCAGCCCTGGGGTCTCCCGGCCTACGTGACCTGGATGACCGGCAGCGTGTTCGTGGCGCCCGTGGTCATCCTGGGCACCTGCTACGGTTTCATCTGCCACCACATCTGGGGCAACGTCCGTGGAAAGACAGCAGGGCGCCAGGGCACGGGCGCCCCCGCCGAGGGCGCGGGCGAAGGCGCCTTGCACCGAGGAGTCCTGCACGCACGGTGTGTTAGCAGCGTGAAGACCATTTCCCGCGCCAAGATCCGCACCGTGAAAATGACCTTCGTGATCGTGACGGCCTACATCGTTTGCTGGGCACCCTTCTTCATCATCCAAATGTGGTCTGCCTGGGATAAGAATTTCTCCTGGGTCG AGTCAGAAAACCCAGCCACCGCCATCCCTGCATTACTGGCTTCCTTGAATAGTTGCTGCAACCCCTGGATATACATGTTTTTTAGTGGCCATCTCTTGCAAGACTGTGCCCAAAGCTTCCCATGCTGCCAAAACGTGAAACGAACGTTCACCAGAGAAGATTCTGACAGTATGAACCGAAGACCGACTTCCTTCACTAACACCCGAAGCCCCACCAACAGTATGGGAACATGGAAGGGCTCACCTAAATCTTCCAAGTTCATCAAATTCATTCCTGTTTCAACCTGA